From Solea senegalensis isolate Sse05_10M linkage group LG7, IFAPA_SoseM_1, whole genome shotgun sequence, a single genomic window includes:
- the stk33 gene encoding serine/threonine-protein kinase 33 isoform X3 produces the protein MTEADVSGFVMDVPSPRAGRYPLERDVPVIRLKNDAELREIYEFGKKLGQGSFGVVYETTHIETQTNWAIKKACRPAAGSSKVKMLEQEINILKQVTHAHIVHLKEVYATPRMMYLVTELCTGGDLKQLLRRKKFLTEDETRHIIRALADAIVYLHKRDIVHRDLKLENILVKNPPDEGDNDRINIKVADFGLSVQTGGVGIENIMTEACGTLIYMAPEMMSDRGYTQWCDAWSIGVIMYMLLCGDPPFVSQTKSLLLEEITNREVTFPQSSWATVSDAAKNLLTCLLKVDPAYRMSPNQLLENPWITGDANVPAVPSNVLIMMRNYREEEERTQILENLSLTSSEDTVDPKPLCRSPAKLSPESDSSFYPHTTSTEQTKYSRETCQLDKCTNGSEPWRPRQPTATQQPGAAVKHSVQPGAKQQCRPRHNKDPSPGLKNQKAASYSHRPSTSSKSRTGPRKTQVTFQC, from the exons ATGACAGAGGCAGATGTCAGTGGATTTGTCATGGACGTGCCGTCCCCGCGGGCCGGCAGGTACCCGTTGGAGAGAGACGTGCCTGTAATTCGCCTCAAGAATGATGCCGAACTCAGG GAAATATATGAATTTGGAAAGAAATTAGGTCAAGGTAGCTTTGGAGTTGTTTATGAGACCACCCACATCgagacacagacaaactggGCCATTAAAAAGGCCTGCAGACCAGCG GCAGGAAGTTCAAAAGTCAAGATGCTGGAGCAGGAGATAAACATTCTCAAACAAGTGACTCACGCTCACATCGTACATCTCAAAGAAGTCTACGCAACACCAAGG ATGATGTATTTGGTTACAGAGCTGTGCACTGGGGGTGATCTGAAGCAGCTGCTGAGGCGGAAAAAGTTCCTCACTGAGGACGAGACGAGACATATCATCCGCGCGCTGGCTGACGCCATCGTCTACCTTCACAAAAGAG ACATTGTGCACCGAGACCTGAAACTTGAAAACATTCTGGTGAAAAATCCTCCAGATGAAGGCGATAATGACAGGATTAATATCAAG GTGGCCGACTTTGGATTATCGGTGCAGACAGGTGGTGTGGGGATTGAGAACATAATGACAGAGGCCTGTGGAACTCTGATCTATATGG CGCCTGAAATGATGAGCGACCGCGGTTATACGCAGTGGTGCGACGCGTGGAGCATAGGAGTCATCATGTACATGCT ACTGTGTGGGGATCCGCCGTTTGTGTCGCAAACAAAGTCACTCTTACTTGAGGAGATAACGAACAGAGAAGTCACGTTTCCTCAGTCCTCGTGGGCCACAGTCAGTGACGCAG CGAAGAATCTGTTGACTTGCCTCCTGAAGGTGGACCCCGCCTACCGCATGTCTCCGAATCAGCTCCTCGAAAACCCGTGGATTACA GGTGACGCCAACGTGCCTGCCGTACCATCCAACGTGCTGATCATGATGCGAAACTACcgggaagaggaggaaa GAACACAGATCCTGGAGAACCTGTCTCTCACCTCTTCTGAGGACACCGTGGATCCAAAGCCACTCTGCAGGAGTCCCGCTAAGCTCAGCCCGGAGAGCGACAGCAGCTTCTACCCACACACCACATCCACGGAGCAG ACTAAATACAGCAGAGAAACCTGCCAGCTGGACAAGTGCACAAATGGCTCCGAACCCTGGAGACCACGTCAACCCACTGCCACACAG CAGCCCGGTGCCGCGGTGAAACACAGCGTGCAGCCCGGTGCAAAGCAGCAGTGCCGGCCTCGGCACAACAAGGACCCCAGTCCAGGACTCAAGAACCAGAAAGCGGCTTCTTACAGCCACAGACCTTCTACCTCGAGTAAAAGTAGGACGGGGCCCCGCAAAACACAAGTCACCTTTCAGTGCTAA
- the stk33 gene encoding serine/threonine-protein kinase 33 isoform X1 produces MKTTCSEKMTEADVSGFVMDVPSPRAGRYPLERDVPVIRLKNDAELREIYEFGKKLGQGSFGVVYETTHIETQTNWAIKKACRPAAGSSKVKMLEQEINILKQVTHAHIVHLKEVYATPRMMYLVTELCTGGDLKQLLRRKKFLTEDETRHIIRALADAIVYLHKRDIVHRDLKLENILVKNPPDEGDNDRINIKVADFGLSVQTGGVGIENIMTEACGTLIYMAPEMMSDRGYTQWCDAWSIGVIMYMLLCGDPPFVSQTKSLLLEEITNREVTFPQSSWATVSDAAKNLLTCLLKVDPAYRMSPNQLLENPWITGDANVPAVPSNVLIMMRNYREEEERTQILENLSLTSSEDTVDPKPLCRSPAKLSPESDSSFYPHTTSTEQTKYSRETCQLDKCTNGSEPWRPRQPTATQQPGAAVKHSVQPGAKQQCRPRHNKDPSPGLKNQKAASYSHRPSTSSKSRTGPRKTQVTFQC; encoded by the exons ATGACAGAGGCAGATGTCAGTGGATTTGTCATGGACGTGCCGTCCCCGCGGGCCGGCAGGTACCCGTTGGAGAGAGACGTGCCTGTAATTCGCCTCAAGAATGATGCCGAACTCAGG GAAATATATGAATTTGGAAAGAAATTAGGTCAAGGTAGCTTTGGAGTTGTTTATGAGACCACCCACATCgagacacagacaaactggGCCATTAAAAAGGCCTGCAGACCAGCG GCAGGAAGTTCAAAAGTCAAGATGCTGGAGCAGGAGATAAACATTCTCAAACAAGTGACTCACGCTCACATCGTACATCTCAAAGAAGTCTACGCAACACCAAGG ATGATGTATTTGGTTACAGAGCTGTGCACTGGGGGTGATCTGAAGCAGCTGCTGAGGCGGAAAAAGTTCCTCACTGAGGACGAGACGAGACATATCATCCGCGCGCTGGCTGACGCCATCGTCTACCTTCACAAAAGAG ACATTGTGCACCGAGACCTGAAACTTGAAAACATTCTGGTGAAAAATCCTCCAGATGAAGGCGATAATGACAGGATTAATATCAAG GTGGCCGACTTTGGATTATCGGTGCAGACAGGTGGTGTGGGGATTGAGAACATAATGACAGAGGCCTGTGGAACTCTGATCTATATGG CGCCTGAAATGATGAGCGACCGCGGTTATACGCAGTGGTGCGACGCGTGGAGCATAGGAGTCATCATGTACATGCT ACTGTGTGGGGATCCGCCGTTTGTGTCGCAAACAAAGTCACTCTTACTTGAGGAGATAACGAACAGAGAAGTCACGTTTCCTCAGTCCTCGTGGGCCACAGTCAGTGACGCAG CGAAGAATCTGTTGACTTGCCTCCTGAAGGTGGACCCCGCCTACCGCATGTCTCCGAATCAGCTCCTCGAAAACCCGTGGATTACA GGTGACGCCAACGTGCCTGCCGTACCATCCAACGTGCTGATCATGATGCGAAACTACcgggaagaggaggaaa GAACACAGATCCTGGAGAACCTGTCTCTCACCTCTTCTGAGGACACCGTGGATCCAAAGCCACTCTGCAGGAGTCCCGCTAAGCTCAGCCCGGAGAGCGACAGCAGCTTCTACCCACACACCACATCCACGGAGCAG ACTAAATACAGCAGAGAAACCTGCCAGCTGGACAAGTGCACAAATGGCTCCGAACCCTGGAGACCACGTCAACCCACTGCCACACAG CAGCCCGGTGCCGCGGTGAAACACAGCGTGCAGCCCGGTGCAAAGCAGCAGTGCCGGCCTCGGCACAACAAGGACCCCAGTCCAGGACTCAAGAACCAGAAAGCGGCTTCTTACAGCCACAGACCTTCTACCTCGAGTAAAAGTAGGACGGGGCCCCGCAAAACACAAGTCACCTTTCAGTGCTAA
- the stk33 gene encoding serine/threonine-protein kinase 33 isoform X2, protein MKTTCSEKMTEADVSGFVMDVPSPRAGRYPLERDVPVIRLKNDAELREIYEFGKKLGQGSFGVVYETTHIETQTNWAIKKACRPAAGSSKVKMLEQEINILKQVTHAHIVHLKEVYATPRMMYLVTELCTGGDLKQLLRRKKFLTEDETRHIIRALADAIVYLHKRDIVHRDLKLENILVKNPPDEGDNDRINIKVADFGLSVQTGGVGIENIMTEACGTLIYMAPEMMSDRGYTQWCDAWSIGVIMYMLLCGDPPFVSQTKSLLLEEITNREVTFPQSSWATVSDAAKNLLTCLLKVDPAYRMSPNQLLENPWITGDANVPAVPSNVLIMMRNYREEEERTQILENLSLTSSEDTVDPKPLCRSPAKLSPESDSSFYPHTTSTEQTKYSRETCQLDKCTNGSEPWRPRQPTATQPGAAVKHSVQPGAKQQCRPRHNKDPSPGLKNQKAASYSHRPSTSSKSRTGPRKTQVTFQC, encoded by the exons ATGACAGAGGCAGATGTCAGTGGATTTGTCATGGACGTGCCGTCCCCGCGGGCCGGCAGGTACCCGTTGGAGAGAGACGTGCCTGTAATTCGCCTCAAGAATGATGCCGAACTCAGG GAAATATATGAATTTGGAAAGAAATTAGGTCAAGGTAGCTTTGGAGTTGTTTATGAGACCACCCACATCgagacacagacaaactggGCCATTAAAAAGGCCTGCAGACCAGCG GCAGGAAGTTCAAAAGTCAAGATGCTGGAGCAGGAGATAAACATTCTCAAACAAGTGACTCACGCTCACATCGTACATCTCAAAGAAGTCTACGCAACACCAAGG ATGATGTATTTGGTTACAGAGCTGTGCACTGGGGGTGATCTGAAGCAGCTGCTGAGGCGGAAAAAGTTCCTCACTGAGGACGAGACGAGACATATCATCCGCGCGCTGGCTGACGCCATCGTCTACCTTCACAAAAGAG ACATTGTGCACCGAGACCTGAAACTTGAAAACATTCTGGTGAAAAATCCTCCAGATGAAGGCGATAATGACAGGATTAATATCAAG GTGGCCGACTTTGGATTATCGGTGCAGACAGGTGGTGTGGGGATTGAGAACATAATGACAGAGGCCTGTGGAACTCTGATCTATATGG CGCCTGAAATGATGAGCGACCGCGGTTATACGCAGTGGTGCGACGCGTGGAGCATAGGAGTCATCATGTACATGCT ACTGTGTGGGGATCCGCCGTTTGTGTCGCAAACAAAGTCACTCTTACTTGAGGAGATAACGAACAGAGAAGTCACGTTTCCTCAGTCCTCGTGGGCCACAGTCAGTGACGCAG CGAAGAATCTGTTGACTTGCCTCCTGAAGGTGGACCCCGCCTACCGCATGTCTCCGAATCAGCTCCTCGAAAACCCGTGGATTACA GGTGACGCCAACGTGCCTGCCGTACCATCCAACGTGCTGATCATGATGCGAAACTACcgggaagaggaggaaa GAACACAGATCCTGGAGAACCTGTCTCTCACCTCTTCTGAGGACACCGTGGATCCAAAGCCACTCTGCAGGAGTCCCGCTAAGCTCAGCCCGGAGAGCGACAGCAGCTTCTACCCACACACCACATCCACGGAGCAG ACTAAATACAGCAGAGAAACCTGCCAGCTGGACAAGTGCACAAATGGCTCCGAACCCTGGAGACCACGTCAACCCACTGCCACACAG CCCGGTGCCGCGGTGAAACACAGCGTGCAGCCCGGTGCAAAGCAGCAGTGCCGGCCTCGGCACAACAAGGACCCCAGTCCAGGACTCAAGAACCAGAAAGCGGCTTCTTACAGCCACAGACCTTCTACCTCGAGTAAAAGTAGGACGGGGCCCCGCAAAACACAAGTCACCTTTCAGTGCTAA
- the stk33 gene encoding serine/threonine-protein kinase 33 isoform X4: MKTTCSEKAGSSKVKMLEQEINILKQVTHAHIVHLKEVYATPRMMYLVTELCTGGDLKQLLRRKKFLTEDETRHIIRALADAIVYLHKRDIVHRDLKLENILVKNPPDEGDNDRINIKVADFGLSVQTGGVGIENIMTEACGTLIYMAPEMMSDRGYTQWCDAWSIGVIMYMLLCGDPPFVSQTKSLLLEEITNREVTFPQSSWATVSDAAKNLLTCLLKVDPAYRMSPNQLLENPWITGDANVPAVPSNVLIMMRNYREEEERTQILENLSLTSSEDTVDPKPLCRSPAKLSPESDSSFYPHTTSTEQTKYSRETCQLDKCTNGSEPWRPRQPTATQQPGAAVKHSVQPGAKQQCRPRHNKDPSPGLKNQKAASYSHRPSTSSKSRTGPRKTQVTFQC, encoded by the exons GCAGGAAGTTCAAAAGTCAAGATGCTGGAGCAGGAGATAAACATTCTCAAACAAGTGACTCACGCTCACATCGTACATCTCAAAGAAGTCTACGCAACACCAAGG ATGATGTATTTGGTTACAGAGCTGTGCACTGGGGGTGATCTGAAGCAGCTGCTGAGGCGGAAAAAGTTCCTCACTGAGGACGAGACGAGACATATCATCCGCGCGCTGGCTGACGCCATCGTCTACCTTCACAAAAGAG ACATTGTGCACCGAGACCTGAAACTTGAAAACATTCTGGTGAAAAATCCTCCAGATGAAGGCGATAATGACAGGATTAATATCAAG GTGGCCGACTTTGGATTATCGGTGCAGACAGGTGGTGTGGGGATTGAGAACATAATGACAGAGGCCTGTGGAACTCTGATCTATATGG CGCCTGAAATGATGAGCGACCGCGGTTATACGCAGTGGTGCGACGCGTGGAGCATAGGAGTCATCATGTACATGCT ACTGTGTGGGGATCCGCCGTTTGTGTCGCAAACAAAGTCACTCTTACTTGAGGAGATAACGAACAGAGAAGTCACGTTTCCTCAGTCCTCGTGGGCCACAGTCAGTGACGCAG CGAAGAATCTGTTGACTTGCCTCCTGAAGGTGGACCCCGCCTACCGCATGTCTCCGAATCAGCTCCTCGAAAACCCGTGGATTACA GGTGACGCCAACGTGCCTGCCGTACCATCCAACGTGCTGATCATGATGCGAAACTACcgggaagaggaggaaa GAACACAGATCCTGGAGAACCTGTCTCTCACCTCTTCTGAGGACACCGTGGATCCAAAGCCACTCTGCAGGAGTCCCGCTAAGCTCAGCCCGGAGAGCGACAGCAGCTTCTACCCACACACCACATCCACGGAGCAG ACTAAATACAGCAGAGAAACCTGCCAGCTGGACAAGTGCACAAATGGCTCCGAACCCTGGAGACCACGTCAACCCACTGCCACACAG CAGCCCGGTGCCGCGGTGAAACACAGCGTGCAGCCCGGTGCAAAGCAGCAGTGCCGGCCTCGGCACAACAAGGACCCCAGTCCAGGACTCAAGAACCAGAAAGCGGCTTCTTACAGCCACAGACCTTCTACCTCGAGTAAAAGTAGGACGGGGCCCCGCAAAACACAAGTCACCTTTCAGTGCTAA